From one Rosa rugosa chromosome 4, drRosRugo1.1, whole genome shotgun sequence genomic stretch:
- the LOC133742465 gene encoding flavin-containing monooxygenase FMO GS-OX-like 4 isoform X1 gives MQPPTTLNVAVIGAGAAGLVAARELRREGHTVVVFERGNQIGGTWVYTPEVESDPIGLHPNRNIVHSSMYQSLRTNLPREVMGFRDYPFVVKEGDEERDPRRFPGHREVLKYLNDYATEFGIYEVVRFESEVVSVGLVEGGKWKVKSKSKRGEVVEEISDAVVLCNGHHTEPRVAQISGIDTWKGKQIHSHNYRTPEPFRDQVVILIGSATSAVDISREIAGVAKEVHIASRSVADETIEKHPGYDNLWLHSMVKEFTHDQIIRSVHEDGSVVFQDGSVVRADIILHCTGYKYHFPFLETNGIVIVDDNRVEPLYKHVFPPVFAPSLSFVGIPWKVATFFMFELQSKWIAGVLSNRIALPSQEDMMEDVRAFYSLLEASDTPKRYTHNIADHQFGYDDWVATECGCPISEEWRKEMYFAAIENMLTKPETYRDEWVEYDHLVSQAHEDFKKYALNGHIILDQKKVDMLMDK, from the exons ATGCAACCACCGACCACCCTCAACGTGGCGGTGATCGGCGCCGGAGCCGCCGGCCTGGTGGCCGCACGTGAGCTCCGGCGGGAAGGTCACACTGTTGTCGTGTTCGAGCGAGGAAACCAAATCGGTGGCACGTGGGTGTACACTCCAGAAGTGGAGTCCGACCCAATTGGTCTCCACCCAAACAGAAACATAGTCCACTCGAGCATGTACCAGTCTCTCAGGACCAATCTCCCAAGAGAGGTCATGGGGTTCCGGGACTACCCTTTTGTGGTCAaggaaggagatgaagagagagacCCGAGAAGGTTTCCGGGTCACAGAGAGGTGTTGAAGTACTTGAATGATTACGCTACCGAGTTTGGGATTTATGAGGTTGTGAGGTTTGAGAGTGAGGTGGTGTCTGTGGGTTTGGTGGAGGGTGGAAAGTGGAAGGTGAAGTCCAAGAGCAAGAGAGGTGaggttgtggaagagatttctGATGCTGTGGTGCTGTGTAATGGACATCATACTGAGCCACGTGTAGCTCAGATTTCAG GCATCGATACATGGAAGGGGAAGCAAATTCACAGTCACAATTATCGTACTCCTGAGCCATTTAGAGATCAG GTTGTAATTTTGATAGGCAGCGCCACTAGTGCTGTTGATATATCTCGGGAGATAGCTGGAGTTGCTAAAGAAGTCCACATTGCATCTAGATCTGTTGCGGATGAAACCATTGAAAAGCACCCTGGCTATGATAACTTGTGGCTTCACTCAATGGTAAAAGAATTCACCCATG ATCAGATCATCAGAAGTGTCCATGAAGATGGTAGTGTTGTTTTCCAAGATGGTAGTGTTGTCCGTGCTGACATCATTCTTCACTGCACAGG GTACAAATATCATTTTCCATTTCTCGAAACGAATGGCATTGTGATTGTGGATGACAATCGTGTTGAGCCACTGTACAAGCATGTCTTCCCACCTGTCTTTGCTCCTTCGCTTTCCTTTGTTGGAATACCATGGAAG GTCGCTACTTTCTTCATGTTTGAACTTCAAAGCAAGTGGATAGCTGGTGTTTTGTCTAATCGAATTGCACTTCCATCCCAAGAGGACATGATGGAGGATGTCAGAGCTTTCTACTCTTTACTTGAAGCTTCTGACACACCTAAGCGATACACTCATAACATTGCTGATCATCAG TTTGGATATGACGATTGGGTTGCAACTGAGTGTGGGTGTCCAATATCTGAGGAATGGAGAAAGGAAATGTACTTTGCAGCTATAGAGAACATGCTAACCAAACCAGAGACATACCGGGATGAGTGGGTCGAATACGACCATTTAGTGTCGCAAGCTCACGAGGACTTCAAGAAATATGCCTTAAATGGACATATAATTCTTGATCAAAAGAAAGTGGACATGTTAATGGATAAGTGA
- the LOC133742465 gene encoding flavin-containing monooxygenase FMO GS-OX-like 4 isoform X2 encodes MQPPTTLNVAVIGAGAAGLVAARELRREGHTVVVFERGNQIGGTWVYTPEVESDPIGLHPNRNIVHSSMYQSLRTNLPREVMGFRDYPFVVKEGDEERDPRRFPGHREVLKYLNDYATEFGIYEVVRFESEVVSVGLVEGGKWKVKSKSKRGEVVEEISDAVVLCNGHHTEPRVAQISGIDTWKGKQIHSHNYRTPEPFRDQVVILIGSATSAVDISREIAGVAKEVHIASRSVADETIEKHPGYDNLWLHSMIIRSVHEDGSVVFQDGSVVRADIILHCTGYKYHFPFLETNGIVIVDDNRVEPLYKHVFPPVFAPSLSFVGIPWKVATFFMFELQSKWIAGVLSNRIALPSQEDMMEDVRAFYSLLEASDTPKRYTHNIADHQFGYDDWVATECGCPISEEWRKEMYFAAIENMLTKPETYRDEWVEYDHLVSQAHEDFKKYALNGHIILDQKKVDMLMDK; translated from the exons ATGCAACCACCGACCACCCTCAACGTGGCGGTGATCGGCGCCGGAGCCGCCGGCCTGGTGGCCGCACGTGAGCTCCGGCGGGAAGGTCACACTGTTGTCGTGTTCGAGCGAGGAAACCAAATCGGTGGCACGTGGGTGTACACTCCAGAAGTGGAGTCCGACCCAATTGGTCTCCACCCAAACAGAAACATAGTCCACTCGAGCATGTACCAGTCTCTCAGGACCAATCTCCCAAGAGAGGTCATGGGGTTCCGGGACTACCCTTTTGTGGTCAaggaaggagatgaagagagagacCCGAGAAGGTTTCCGGGTCACAGAGAGGTGTTGAAGTACTTGAATGATTACGCTACCGAGTTTGGGATTTATGAGGTTGTGAGGTTTGAGAGTGAGGTGGTGTCTGTGGGTTTGGTGGAGGGTGGAAAGTGGAAGGTGAAGTCCAAGAGCAAGAGAGGTGaggttgtggaagagatttctGATGCTGTGGTGCTGTGTAATGGACATCATACTGAGCCACGTGTAGCTCAGATTTCAG GCATCGATACATGGAAGGGGAAGCAAATTCACAGTCACAATTATCGTACTCCTGAGCCATTTAGAGATCAG GTTGTAATTTTGATAGGCAGCGCCACTAGTGCTGTTGATATATCTCGGGAGATAGCTGGAGTTGCTAAAGAAGTCCACATTGCATCTAGATCTGTTGCGGATGAAACCATTGAAAAGCACCCTGGCTATGATAACTTGTGGCTTCACTCAATG ATCATCAGAAGTGTCCATGAAGATGGTAGTGTTGTTTTCCAAGATGGTAGTGTTGTCCGTGCTGACATCATTCTTCACTGCACAGG GTACAAATATCATTTTCCATTTCTCGAAACGAATGGCATTGTGATTGTGGATGACAATCGTGTTGAGCCACTGTACAAGCATGTCTTCCCACCTGTCTTTGCTCCTTCGCTTTCCTTTGTTGGAATACCATGGAAG GTCGCTACTTTCTTCATGTTTGAACTTCAAAGCAAGTGGATAGCTGGTGTTTTGTCTAATCGAATTGCACTTCCATCCCAAGAGGACATGATGGAGGATGTCAGAGCTTTCTACTCTTTACTTGAAGCTTCTGACACACCTAAGCGATACACTCATAACATTGCTGATCATCAG TTTGGATATGACGATTGGGTTGCAACTGAGTGTGGGTGTCCAATATCTGAGGAATGGAGAAAGGAAATGTACTTTGCAGCTATAGAGAACATGCTAACCAAACCAGAGACATACCGGGATGAGTGGGTCGAATACGACCATTTAGTGTCGCAAGCTCACGAGGACTTCAAGAAATATGCCTTAAATGGACATATAATTCTTGATCAAAAGAAAGTGGACATGTTAATGGATAAGTGA